The DNA window AACGCCAATCCGGCGATGGAAAAAAGGTATTTCACATTAGTGAACGTGTTTTAAATGCCAATGAAAAACAAAGGTTTTCAAAAAGTCATTCTTTCAAAACGATAAGCACCCGAAAGTATTATCCCGGTAAACACGCGGTGGCTTTGATTGTAAATGGCCATCATCAAGGTTATAATCTGTTTGGGTTAACAAACTAAGTAATTTTAGCTTACCTTAGCTTTTCTATGAATGATACAATAATACAGGAGTCTGAAGTTGTACATGAATTCAATAGGTCAACCGATAAGGCGCATGTAATTGCCTGCTGGGTTGGTATTATTTTAAATTTAGCCTGGTTTGCGAGTGATTATTTTGTATTACCCGACCATTGGTTTCAATTTCTGTTGTTTCGTGTGGTTGTTTCTTCCGTTAGTTTTATCCTTCTGATATTCAGAAAAAAGTTTAACATCAGTATTTATTTTTGTGCTTTTACACTTGTATTAGGCATATCTGTTCAAAATTCATACATGTGGAGTGTGATGGATGTTTCGCATTTGCAACAACATGCTTTTGCCTATATCGCTTTGTTTATTGGTGTAGGTATGCTTGTGCTTTGGGAGGTTATTTATTCATTGATTATAGTAATCGTTTCATTAATTACAAACGTAGTTTTTTATTTAGCTTATAGTCCGCTTACCGTTGATGAATTTTTAACTCACGGTGGTTTTCTTACTTTAACTGTTGCCATATTTTGTGTTTTTTTGATACGAACGCGTTATCGTTTAACCTATAAAGAAATACGGAGTAGAATGGAATTGGCGAATTCAAAAAAAATAATTGAAAAGGAACACAAAATAGTAGTGGAGCAAAAGAAAGAAATATTAGATAGTATCAATTATGCTAAACGAATTCAAAATGCTATGCTGGCCAGCGATAGTTTATTTCAAAAAAATCTTAATGACTATTTTATTTTATTTCAACCTAAAGATATAGTAAGCGGTGATTTTTACTGGGCAACTGCGGTTAAATCGAAACAAAACGGAACGGAACAGGATTTATTTATTTTAGCAACAGCTGATAGTACCGGGCATGGAGTTCCTGGAGCGATGATGAGTATGTTGAATATTGCCTGTTTAAATGAAGCGGTAAATGAAAGAAAGTTATATAGTCCGGCAGCCATATTAAATCATGCCCGCGATAAAATAATAACTTCTTTGGCAGATGATGGTAGCGTTGATGGGGGTAAAGACGGCATGGATTGTAGCATTGTTGTATTTAATTTAAAAGATAAAAAAATAAAAGTTGCAGGAGCCAATAATCCGGTTTGGATAACAAGAGAGTTAAAAGAAGGAATAGAATTATTTGAAATTAAGCCTGATAAAATGCCCGTGGGTAAACATGAAACTGGTAACAAATCATTTAGTGAAAGTGAATTTGAAATTTTGCCGGGTGATGTTGTGTATACGTTAACCGATGGCTTTCCGGACCAATTCGGGGGAAACCGACAAAAAAAATATACCTCCAAAAGATTGCGTGAAGAGTTGAGGAATATGCATAAATCTTCCATTCACACTAAAAAAGAGGTGTTAATGAAAAATTTCAGCAATTGGAAAGGGGATGTAGAGCAAATTGATGATGTGCTGCTCATTGGCGTAGCCATCTCCTGATAAATTTTGCGTACTTCATTTAGATTCTTAACTTTAAGTGTCTATACCAACATAAAATGTATCGCATATCTTTAATTTTTTTAATTGTTTTTGTTGCTTGCAAGCAACCTCAAGCCCCATCTGCTTCAAATAATTCTAAAGCCGATAGTTTATCCGTTAAGGAAGTAACTTTTAAAAGTGTTGAAACGCACAAAGCTGTACCCAATAGCGTAGAGGTTGGTAAACCGGTTATGATTAATGTGGGTAAGGGACAAGCTTATCCGGCAAATGCAAATACAACTCAGGTTGAGGATTTAACGGCTTTTGCTGCTGAAGTTTTACCGGAGCGTAAACTTGGAGCCGACACTTTAAAATTACCCAAAACATTTTCGATAAGCCTAAATTCAAAATTATGCATGCATTCTCGTCCGGTACATGCTCTTCCTCCGCGTTTTAAAGACGCGGCCATTTCTGATATACAATACCTGGATGTAGATCAGGGATTGGTTTCTTCTACGCTTAAGTGTGTGATGACGGATAAAACCGGAAATATATGGATTGGCACTAACGGTTCGGGAGTGTGCAGATACGACGGAAGATCTTTTTTTAATTTCGATAACCGAAATGGATTAAGTAACGATAACATACTTTGTATGCTGGA is part of the Sphingobacteriaceae bacterium genome and encodes:
- a CDS encoding SpoIIE family protein phosphatase; protein product: MNDTIIQESEVVHEFNRSTDKAHVIACWVGIILNLAWFASDYFVLPDHWFQFLLFRVVVSSVSFILLIFRKKFNISIYFCAFTLVLGISVQNSYMWSVMDVSHLQQHAFAYIALFIGVGMLVLWEVIYSLIIVIVSLITNVVFYLAYSPLTVDEFLTHGGFLTLTVAIFCVFLIRTRYRLTYKEIRSRMELANSKKIIEKEHKIVVEQKKEILDSINYAKRIQNAMLASDSLFQKNLNDYFILFQPKDIVSGDFYWATAVKSKQNGTEQDLFILATADSTGHGVPGAMMSMLNIACLNEAVNERKLYSPAAILNHARDKIITSLADDGSVDGGKDGMDCSIVVFNLKDKKIKVAGANNPVWITRELKEGIELFEIKPDKMPVGKHETGNKSFSESEFEILPGDVVYTLTDGFPDQFGGNRQKKYTSKRLREELRNMHKSSIHTKKEVLMKNFSNWKGDVEQIDDVLLIGVAIS